The following proteins are co-located in the Engraulis encrasicolus isolate BLACKSEA-1 chromosome 2, IST_EnEncr_1.0, whole genome shotgun sequence genome:
- the si:dkeyp-69e1.8 gene encoding GTPase IMAP family member 6 — protein sequence MEFDAVREEGSRRQNWYEEEGEKDEAVDTRGGEEEETQCGASSSLSPTPAAVRELRLVLLGRSGSGKSAAGNCILGREAFRVKTSGAADGTCECQSRTATVAGRKITLVDTPDWFCSESSTEDVQDQISSCQALVAPGPHAFLLCVPVDQPVSVELQGLEALEMVFGRGAVQRHTLVLFTHADRLPAGVTFEEYVTDGEEQRDLLKLVGSCWDHYHILERGSHGDGDGDGGEGERERKEKRSVEQLVEKVEQVVRESGAEYHAWQATQEQQETRSKGLRRDREEEPEPEQEPEQETTTSTRRPNSLTLSSPIQPPERGQELQDDPTPTPTPTPVTPPTPPPESESTEVARHDDITAGHEGEDAIEPAPAPAGPPKSFLRGLWDTVTGWIRSVPGLVRGSALLGALVGFFVGGPVGSMLGVTVGSVATEVGRRKRIKNKTQ from the exons ATGGAATTTGACGCGGTAAGAGAAGAGGGAAGCAGAAGACAAAACTggtatgaggaggagggagagaaggatgaggcaGTGGatacaagaggaggagaggaagaagaaacacAGTGTGGAG ccTCCAGTTCCCTGTCCCCTACCCCGGCTGCTGTGCGTGAGCTGAGGCTGGTGCTACTGGGTCGGAGCGGCTCAGGGAAGAGCGCCGCGGGGAACTGCATCCTGGGACGAGAGGCGTTCAGGGTTAAGACTTCTGGGGCAGCAGATGGAACATGCGAATGTCAAAGCAGAACCGCCACTGTTGCTGGGAGAAAG ATAACACTGGTGGACACTCCAGACTGGTTCTGCTCGGAGAGCTCCACAGAGGACGTTCAGGATCAGATCAGCTCCTGCCAGGCCCTGGTGGCCCCTGGGCCCCACGCCTTCCTGCTCTGCGTCCCCGTGGACCAGCCGGTCTCCGTGGAACTCCAGGGCCTGGAGGCGCTGGAGATGGTGTTCGGCCGCGGGGCCGTGCAGAGGCACACCCTGGTGCTCTTCACCCACGCCGACCGCCTGCCTGCGGGAGTCACCTTTGAAGAGTATGTGACCGACGGAGAGGAGCAACGGGACCTGCTGAAGCTGGTGGGGAGCTGCTGGGACCACTACCACATCCTGGAGAGAGGGAgccatggagatggagatggagacggaggagagggggagcgagagagaaaggagaagaggagcgtGGAGCAGCTTGTGGAGAAGGTGGAGCAGGTGGTGCGGGAGAGCGGGGCGGAGTACCACGCCTGGCAGGCCACACAGGAGCAACAGGAGACGCGGAGCAAAGGGCTGCGGAGAGACCGCGAAGAGGAGCCGGAGCCAGAGCAGGAGCCAGAGCAGgagaccaccacctccaccagacGGCCCAactcactcaccctctcctccccGATACAGCCACCCGAGCGGGGCCAAGAGCTCCAGGACGACCCCACACCAACTCCAACGCCAACACCAGTAACACCCCCGACGCCACCACCCGAATCGGAATCGACTGAGGTGGCgcgccatgatgacatcacagcagGCCACGAGGGCGAGGACGCTATCGAACCCGCTCCTGCGCCCGCGGGGCCTCCAAAGTCCTTCCTGCGGGGCCTGTGGGACACGGTGACGGGGTGGATCCGCAGCGTGCCCGGGCTGGTGAGGGGCAGTGCCCTGCTGGGGGCCCTGGTGGGGTTCTTCGTGGGGGGGCCGGTGGGGAGCATGCTGGGGGTGACGGTGGGCTCGGTGGCCACGGAGGTGGGAAGGAGGAAGCGCATCAAGAACAAGACACAGTGA